In Solanum pennellii chromosome 7, SPENNV200, the following are encoded in one genomic region:
- the LOC107025863 gene encoding cadmium/zinc-transporting ATPase HMA3-like isoform X1: protein MKESEKINNDINKLSKSYFDVLGICCTSEVVLVEKILKNLDGVREVSVIVTTKTVIVTHDALLISQQQIVKALNQARLEASIRVKGLQNYQKKWPSPFAIGSGILLALSFLKYFYPPLQWLALVAVAVGIPPIIFRGIAAIRNFTLDINILVLIAVAGSIVLHDYWEAATIVFLFTIAEWLESRASHKANAVMSSLVNIVPPTAVLAENGEVVNVDQVKLNSILAVKAGETIPIDGIVVEGECDVDEKTLTGESFPVSKQKDSTVWAGTTNLNGYISVKTTALAEDCAVARMAKLVEDAQNKKSKAERYIDKCAKYYTPVIVVIAAGFAIVPTALRVHNRKEWYRLALVALVSACPCALVLSTPVAMCCALSKAATSGLLFKGAEYLETLAKIKIMAFDKTGTITRGEFAVTEFRSLIDGLSLNTLLYWVSSIESKSGHPMAAALVDYAQSNSVEPKPDRVEQFQNFTGEGIYGRIDGMEIYVGNRKISSRAGCTTVPEIEGGDSLQGKSVGYIFLGSSPAGLFRLSDVCRTGVKDAMRELKQMGIKTVMLTGDCYAAANHVQDQLDGALDEFQAELLPEDKATIIKGFQKEAPTAMIGDGINDAPALATADIGISMGISGSALAKETGHVILMTNDIGRIPKAARLARRVRRKIIENMIIAIGTKGAIVALAIAGHPLVWAAVLADTGTCLLVILNSMLLLRGATRRHEKKCCKSSTSSHAHHHKDKASCCKSEKTPQQCCSDIESQKECRKQSCSSEACVQRCQPIPSGSTSCGNDQRSDSIQNNGHHSHSHPQCCSSKMSVTARQSAVSESKSCGSNNCSDSIHKTSCHSSTNSLISSSDLSAPQCHSATSSSKSCGSTKHSNLSDKNCCRSQEIPQTCSTKKAAHGCHSEVSGPKSCGNSKYSDSIDNNIHHSHSDRQTCTSKACAPQSPSATSSSRTCGNTKCSDTTSKISCHSHANSEPCSSKKSGPTCQNANSALILSGSRSCGNHKCQDSATEHGVHSLTDPLSEEVIPKQKILVLESNHDLSHGCCEEEHDHHPNLDKAYDSCALQECHYSVQGDITDISKTGIQETSHCDSTNQTCQTVISGSMICGDNKSLDSVDIHGCHSHAHPPHKEEPHHSVGHGCSDKEHDHSHPEKAFDSCATQECCFSVQDHSIDISENGSQGTDHCDSIKQSMVIPSSCKHTPQEKVSHCGFHFTTIPTDEELAKLVRRCCDYRPCHNVRSGCRNHATECGPTTRSTINILRDNHHNHHHHHLDCSGRKVCSPIEKRHIGGCCESFRKECCPKNINHFASSFGGGLSEIVLE from the exons atgaaagaaagtgagaaaattaataatgatataaataagCTAAGCAAGAGCTATTTTGATGTTCTTGGGATTTGTTGCACTTCAGAAGTTGTTTTGGTTGAGAAAATTCTCAAGAATCTTGATGGTGTTAGAGAAGTTTCAGTAATTGTCACAACAAAGACTGTCATTGTTACTCATGATGCTCTTCTCATTTCTCAACAACAAATTG ttaaaGCATTGAATCAAGCAAGACTAGAAGCAAGTATAAGAGTGAAAGGATTGCAAAACTACCAAAAGAAATGGCCAAGTCCATTTGCAATTGGTAGTGGAATTTTGCTTGCTCTTTCATTTTTGAAGTATTTTTACCCACCTCTCCAATGGTTAGCacttgttgctgttgctgttggaATTCCCCCTATTATTTTTAGGGGTATTGCTGCCATACGCAACTTCACACTTGACATCAACATTCTTGTATTAATTGCAG TTGCTGGATCAATTGTTTTACATGATTATTGGGAAGCTGCTACTATTGTGTTCTTATTCACTATTGCTGAATGGCTAGAGTCAAGGGCAAGTCACAAG GCTAATGCTGTTATGTCATCACTGGTGAATATAGTCCCTCCTACAGCAGTTTTAGCTGAAAACGGAGAAGTAGTAAATGTTGATCAAGTCAAGTTGAATAGCATTCTTGCTGTGAAAGCTGGTGAAACTATACCGATTGATGGAATTGTAGTCGAAGGGGAATGTGATGTGGATGAGAAAACTTTGACAGGGGAGTCATTTCCAGTTTCTAAGCAAAAAGACTCAACGGTCTGGGCTGGGACTACAAATCTAAATG GTTATATCAGTGTTAAGACTACAGCTCTGGCTGAAGATTGCGCGGTGGCTAGGATGGCGAAACTTGTAGAAGATGCTCAGAACAAGAAGTCAAAAGCTGAAAGATACATTGACAAATGTGCTAAGTATTATACACCAG TAATTGTGGTTATAGCTGCTGGTTTCGCAATAGTTCCTACAGCATTAAGGGTTCACAACCGTAAAGAATGGTATCGGTTGGCTTTAGTCGCTTTGGTGAGTGCATGTCCATGTGCACTTGTGCTATCTACACCAGTTGCTATGTGTTGTGCACTTTCAAAGGCAGCAACATCAGGTCTTCTGTTCAAAGGAGCAGAGTACCTTGAAACTCTTgctaaaatcaaaatcatggcTTTTGACAAAACTGGAACAATAACTCGAGGAGAGTTTGCAGTGACTGAGTTCAGGTCTCTCATTGATGGCCTTAGCCTCAATACACTTCTTTACTG GGTTTCAAGCATTGAGAGCAAGTCAGGTCATCCGATGGCAGCTGCTCTTGTCGACTATGCACAATCAAATTCTGTCGAGCCAAAGCCTGATAGAGTGGAGCAGTTTCAAAATTTTACTGGTGAGGGAATTTATGGAAGAATTGATGGAATGGAAATCTATGTAGGGAATAGAaagatttcttcaagagctGGATGTACTACAG TGCCAGAAATAGAGGGTGGTGATAGTTTACAAGGAAAGTCTGTTGGATACATATTTTTGGGATCCTCTCCAGCTGGACTTTTCCGTCTTTCTGATGTTTGTCGAACTGGCGTAAAGGATGCAATGAGAGAACTGAAGCAGATGGGAATCAAAACTGTGATGCTCACTGGTGATTGTTATGCAGCTGCCAACCATGTGCAGGATCAG TTAGATGGAGCTTTGGATGAATTTCAAGCAGAACTCTTACCAGAGGACAAGGCAACAATCATTAAGGGATTTCAGAAGGAAGCTCCAACAGCAATGATTGGCGACGGAATTAATGATGCTCCTGCATTAGCAACAGCTGATATTGGTATCTCAATGGGTATCTCTGGGTCAGCGCTTGCGAAGGAAACAGGACATGTTATACTAATGACAAATGACATTGGAAGGATACCGAAAGCTGCACGTCTTGCTAGAAGAGTTAGAAGGAAAATAATTGAGAATATGATAATAGCAATTGGTACAAAGGGTGCCATAGTTGCATTGGCAATAGCAGGTCATCCGTTGGTTTGGGCTGCTGTCCTCGCAGATACTGGGACATGCTTGCTAGTGATTTTGAACAGCATGCTACTGCTGCGAGGAGCTACACGTAGACATGAGAAAAAATGTTGTAAATCTTCTACTTCCTCGCATGCTCACCACCACAAAGACAAAGCTTCTTGTTGCAAGTCGGAAAAGACTCCTCAACAATGTTGCTCTGATATTGAGTCACAAAAAGAATGTAGAAAGCAATCATGCTCTTCCGAGGCATGTGTTCAAAGATGTCAACCTATCCCCTCAGGATCAACGTCATGTGGAAATGATCAGCGCTCAGACTCCATTCAAAATAATGGTCATCATTCTCATTCGCATCCTCAGTGCTGCTCATCCAAGATGTCTGTTACAGCACGCCAATCTGCAGTTTCAGAATCGAAGTCATGCGGAAGTAACAATTGCTCAGACTCCATTCACAAGACTAGTTGTCATTCCTCGACAAACTCCTTAATAAGTTCTTCAGATTTGTCAGCTCCACAATGTCATTCTGCCACTTCAAGCTCCAAATCATGTGGAAGTACCAAGCACTCCAACTTGAGTGACAAAAATTGTTGTCGATCTCAAGAAATTCCTCAAACGTGCTCTACCAAGAAGGCTGCTCATGGATGCCACTCTGAAGTTTCTGGTCCTAAATCATGTGGAAATAGCAAGTATTCTGACTCAATAGACAACAATATCCATCATTCACATTCTGATCGTCAAACATGCACGTCCAAGGCGTGTGCTCCACAAAGCCCATCTGCAACTTCAAGCTCAAGGACATGTGGAAATACGAAGTGCTCTGACACCACTAGCAAGATTTCTTGTCATTCACATGCTAACTCTGAACCATGCTCTTCAAAGAAGTCTGGTCCAACATGCCAAAATGCTAATTCAG CTTTGATATTATCAGGTTCGAGGTCATGCGGAAATCACAAGTGCCAAGACTCTGCAACCGAGCACGGTGTTCATTCACTTACTGATCCACTCTCCGAGGAAGTGATTCCGAAGCAGAAAATCTTGGTTTTGGAATCAAATCATGATCTTAGTCATGGCTGCTGTGAAGAGGAACATGATCATCACCCAAATTTAGACAAAGCATATGACAGTTGTGCATTACAAGAATGTCATTATTCGGTTCAAGGAGATATAACTGACATATCAAAAACTGGAATCCAGGAAACTTCTCATTGTGATAGCACCAATCAAACATGCCAAACTGTAATTTCAG GCTCAATGATCTGTGGAGATAATAAGAGCCTGGACTCTGTAGACATCCATGGGTGTCATTCACATGCTCATCCACCCCACAAGGAGGAACCACATCATTCTGTTGGACATGGCTGTTCGGACAAGGAACACGATCATTCACATCCAGAGAAAGCATTTGACAGTTGTGCAACACAAGAATGTTGTTTTTCAGTTCAGGACCACAGCATTGACATATCCGAAAATGGAAGTCAAGGAACTGATCATTGTGACAGCATTAAACAAAGCATGGTCATCCCAAGTAGCTGCAAACATACACCACAAGAGAAGGTAAGTCACTGTGGATTTCACTTTACAACTATCCCTACTGATGAAGAACTAGCGAAGCTGGTTAGAAGATGTTGCGATTACAGACCATGCCACAACGTCCGTTCTGGCTGCAGAAATCATGCTACAGAATGTGGTCCAACCACCCGATCAACAATCAATATCTTACGGGACAaccatcataatcatcatcatcatcatctagaCTGCAGTGGTCGTAAGGTTTGTTCGCCAATTGAGAAGAGACACATTGGTGGATGCTGTGAGAGCTTCAGAAAAGAATGTTGCCCCAAGAACATTAATCATTTTGCATCAAGTTTTGGAGGAGGTTTATCAGAAATTGTTTTAGAGTAA
- the LOC107025863 gene encoding cadmium/zinc-transporting ATPase HMA3-like isoform X2, translating into MKESEKINNDINKLSKSYFDVLGICCTSEVVLVEKILKNLDGVREVSVIVTTKTVIVTHDALLISQQQIVKALNQARLEASIRVKGLQNYQKKWPSPFAIGSGILLALSFLKYFYPPLQWLALVAVAVGIPPIIFRGIAAIRNFTLDINILVLIAVAGSIVLHDYWEAATIVFLFTIAEWLESRASHKANAVMSSLVNIVPPTAVLAENGEVVNVDQVKLNSILAVKAGETIPIDGIVVEGECDVDEKTLTGESFPVSKQKDSTVWAGTTNLNGYISVKTTALAEDCAVARMAKLVEDAQNKKSKAERYIDKCAKYYTPVIVVIAAGFAIVPTALRVHNRKEWYRLALVALVSACPCALVLSTPVAMCCALSKAATSGLLFKGAEYLETLAKIKIMAFDKTGTITRGEFAVTEFRSLIDGLSLNTLLYWVSSIESKSGHPMAAALVDYAQSNSVEPKPDRVEQFQNFTGEGIYGRIDGMEIYVGNRKISSRAGCTTVPEIEGGDSLQGKSVGYIFLGSSPAGLFRLSDVCRTGVKDAMRELKQMGIKTVMLTGDCYAAANHVQDQLDGALDEFQAELLPEDKATIIKGFQKEAPTAMIGDGINDAPALATADIGISMGISGSALAKETGHVILMTNDIGRIPKAARLARRVRRKIIENMIIAIGTKGAIVALAIAGHPLVWAAVLADTGTCLLVILNSMLLLRGATRRHEKKCCKSSTSSHAHHHKDKASCCKSEKTPQQCCSDIESQKECRKQSCSSEACVQRCQPIPSGSTSCGNDQRSDSIQNNGHHSHSHPQCCSSKMSVTARQSAVSESKSCGSNNCSDSIHKTSCHSSTNSLISSSDLSAPQCHSATSSSKSCGSTKHSNLSDKNCCRSQEIPQTCSTKKAAHGCHSEVSGPKSCGNSKYSDSIDNNIHHSHSDRQTCTSKACAPQSPSATSSSRTCGNTKCSDTTSKISCHSHANSEPCSSKKSGPTCQNANSGSRSCGNHKCQDSATEHGVHSLTDPLSEEVIPKQKILVLESNHDLSHGCCEEEHDHHPNLDKAYDSCALQECHYSVQGDITDISKTGIQETSHCDSTNQTCQTVISGSMICGDNKSLDSVDIHGCHSHAHPPHKEEPHHSVGHGCSDKEHDHSHPEKAFDSCATQECCFSVQDHSIDISENGSQGTDHCDSIKQSMVIPSSCKHTPQEKVSHCGFHFTTIPTDEELAKLVRRCCDYRPCHNVRSGCRNHATECGPTTRSTINILRDNHHNHHHHHLDCSGRKVCSPIEKRHIGGCCESFRKECCPKNINHFASSFGGGLSEIVLE; encoded by the exons atgaaagaaagtgagaaaattaataatgatataaataagCTAAGCAAGAGCTATTTTGATGTTCTTGGGATTTGTTGCACTTCAGAAGTTGTTTTGGTTGAGAAAATTCTCAAGAATCTTGATGGTGTTAGAGAAGTTTCAGTAATTGTCACAACAAAGACTGTCATTGTTACTCATGATGCTCTTCTCATTTCTCAACAACAAATTG ttaaaGCATTGAATCAAGCAAGACTAGAAGCAAGTATAAGAGTGAAAGGATTGCAAAACTACCAAAAGAAATGGCCAAGTCCATTTGCAATTGGTAGTGGAATTTTGCTTGCTCTTTCATTTTTGAAGTATTTTTACCCACCTCTCCAATGGTTAGCacttgttgctgttgctgttggaATTCCCCCTATTATTTTTAGGGGTATTGCTGCCATACGCAACTTCACACTTGACATCAACATTCTTGTATTAATTGCAG TTGCTGGATCAATTGTTTTACATGATTATTGGGAAGCTGCTACTATTGTGTTCTTATTCACTATTGCTGAATGGCTAGAGTCAAGGGCAAGTCACAAG GCTAATGCTGTTATGTCATCACTGGTGAATATAGTCCCTCCTACAGCAGTTTTAGCTGAAAACGGAGAAGTAGTAAATGTTGATCAAGTCAAGTTGAATAGCATTCTTGCTGTGAAAGCTGGTGAAACTATACCGATTGATGGAATTGTAGTCGAAGGGGAATGTGATGTGGATGAGAAAACTTTGACAGGGGAGTCATTTCCAGTTTCTAAGCAAAAAGACTCAACGGTCTGGGCTGGGACTACAAATCTAAATG GTTATATCAGTGTTAAGACTACAGCTCTGGCTGAAGATTGCGCGGTGGCTAGGATGGCGAAACTTGTAGAAGATGCTCAGAACAAGAAGTCAAAAGCTGAAAGATACATTGACAAATGTGCTAAGTATTATACACCAG TAATTGTGGTTATAGCTGCTGGTTTCGCAATAGTTCCTACAGCATTAAGGGTTCACAACCGTAAAGAATGGTATCGGTTGGCTTTAGTCGCTTTGGTGAGTGCATGTCCATGTGCACTTGTGCTATCTACACCAGTTGCTATGTGTTGTGCACTTTCAAAGGCAGCAACATCAGGTCTTCTGTTCAAAGGAGCAGAGTACCTTGAAACTCTTgctaaaatcaaaatcatggcTTTTGACAAAACTGGAACAATAACTCGAGGAGAGTTTGCAGTGACTGAGTTCAGGTCTCTCATTGATGGCCTTAGCCTCAATACACTTCTTTACTG GGTTTCAAGCATTGAGAGCAAGTCAGGTCATCCGATGGCAGCTGCTCTTGTCGACTATGCACAATCAAATTCTGTCGAGCCAAAGCCTGATAGAGTGGAGCAGTTTCAAAATTTTACTGGTGAGGGAATTTATGGAAGAATTGATGGAATGGAAATCTATGTAGGGAATAGAaagatttcttcaagagctGGATGTACTACAG TGCCAGAAATAGAGGGTGGTGATAGTTTACAAGGAAAGTCTGTTGGATACATATTTTTGGGATCCTCTCCAGCTGGACTTTTCCGTCTTTCTGATGTTTGTCGAACTGGCGTAAAGGATGCAATGAGAGAACTGAAGCAGATGGGAATCAAAACTGTGATGCTCACTGGTGATTGTTATGCAGCTGCCAACCATGTGCAGGATCAG TTAGATGGAGCTTTGGATGAATTTCAAGCAGAACTCTTACCAGAGGACAAGGCAACAATCATTAAGGGATTTCAGAAGGAAGCTCCAACAGCAATGATTGGCGACGGAATTAATGATGCTCCTGCATTAGCAACAGCTGATATTGGTATCTCAATGGGTATCTCTGGGTCAGCGCTTGCGAAGGAAACAGGACATGTTATACTAATGACAAATGACATTGGAAGGATACCGAAAGCTGCACGTCTTGCTAGAAGAGTTAGAAGGAAAATAATTGAGAATATGATAATAGCAATTGGTACAAAGGGTGCCATAGTTGCATTGGCAATAGCAGGTCATCCGTTGGTTTGGGCTGCTGTCCTCGCAGATACTGGGACATGCTTGCTAGTGATTTTGAACAGCATGCTACTGCTGCGAGGAGCTACACGTAGACATGAGAAAAAATGTTGTAAATCTTCTACTTCCTCGCATGCTCACCACCACAAAGACAAAGCTTCTTGTTGCAAGTCGGAAAAGACTCCTCAACAATGTTGCTCTGATATTGAGTCACAAAAAGAATGTAGAAAGCAATCATGCTCTTCCGAGGCATGTGTTCAAAGATGTCAACCTATCCCCTCAGGATCAACGTCATGTGGAAATGATCAGCGCTCAGACTCCATTCAAAATAATGGTCATCATTCTCATTCGCATCCTCAGTGCTGCTCATCCAAGATGTCTGTTACAGCACGCCAATCTGCAGTTTCAGAATCGAAGTCATGCGGAAGTAACAATTGCTCAGACTCCATTCACAAGACTAGTTGTCATTCCTCGACAAACTCCTTAATAAGTTCTTCAGATTTGTCAGCTCCACAATGTCATTCTGCCACTTCAAGCTCCAAATCATGTGGAAGTACCAAGCACTCCAACTTGAGTGACAAAAATTGTTGTCGATCTCAAGAAATTCCTCAAACGTGCTCTACCAAGAAGGCTGCTCATGGATGCCACTCTGAAGTTTCTGGTCCTAAATCATGTGGAAATAGCAAGTATTCTGACTCAATAGACAACAATATCCATCATTCACATTCTGATCGTCAAACATGCACGTCCAAGGCGTGTGCTCCACAAAGCCCATCTGCAACTTCAAGCTCAAGGACATGTGGAAATACGAAGTGCTCTGACACCACTAGCAAGATTTCTTGTCATTCACATGCTAACTCTGAACCATGCTCTTCAAAGAAGTCTGGTCCAACATGCCAAAATGCTAATTCAG GTTCGAGGTCATGCGGAAATCACAAGTGCCAAGACTCTGCAACCGAGCACGGTGTTCATTCACTTACTGATCCACTCTCCGAGGAAGTGATTCCGAAGCAGAAAATCTTGGTTTTGGAATCAAATCATGATCTTAGTCATGGCTGCTGTGAAGAGGAACATGATCATCACCCAAATTTAGACAAAGCATATGACAGTTGTGCATTACAAGAATGTCATTATTCGGTTCAAGGAGATATAACTGACATATCAAAAACTGGAATCCAGGAAACTTCTCATTGTGATAGCACCAATCAAACATGCCAAACTGTAATTTCAG GCTCAATGATCTGTGGAGATAATAAGAGCCTGGACTCTGTAGACATCCATGGGTGTCATTCACATGCTCATCCACCCCACAAGGAGGAACCACATCATTCTGTTGGACATGGCTGTTCGGACAAGGAACACGATCATTCACATCCAGAGAAAGCATTTGACAGTTGTGCAACACAAGAATGTTGTTTTTCAGTTCAGGACCACAGCATTGACATATCCGAAAATGGAAGTCAAGGAACTGATCATTGTGACAGCATTAAACAAAGCATGGTCATCCCAAGTAGCTGCAAACATACACCACAAGAGAAGGTAAGTCACTGTGGATTTCACTTTACAACTATCCCTACTGATGAAGAACTAGCGAAGCTGGTTAGAAGATGTTGCGATTACAGACCATGCCACAACGTCCGTTCTGGCTGCAGAAATCATGCTACAGAATGTGGTCCAACCACCCGATCAACAATCAATATCTTACGGGACAaccatcataatcatcatcatcatcatctagaCTGCAGTGGTCGTAAGGTTTGTTCGCCAATTGAGAAGAGACACATTGGTGGATGCTGTGAGAGCTTCAGAAAAGAATGTTGCCCCAAGAACATTAATCATTTTGCATCAAGTTTTGGAGGAGGTTTATCAGAAATTGTTTTAGAGTAA